The following DNA comes from Legionella sp. PATHC032.
CGCGTTGCATCGAATTAAACCACATGCTCCACCGCTTGTGCGGGCCCCCGTCAATTCCTTTGAGTTTTAATCTTGCGACCGTACTCCCCAGGCGGTCAACTTATCGCGTTTGCTGCGCCACTAATTATTTTCATATAACCAACAGCTAGTTGACATCGTTTACAGCGTGGACTACCAGGGTATCTAATCCTGTTTGCTCCCCACGCTTTCGTGCCTCAGTGTCAGTATTAGGCCAGGTAGCCGCCTTCGCCACTGGTGTTCCTTCCGATCTCTACGCATTTCACCGCTACACCGGAAATTCCACTACCCTCTCCCATACTCGAGTCAACCAGTATTATCTGACCGTCCCAGGTTAAGCCCAGGAATTTCACAGATAACTTAATCAACCACCTACGCACCCTTTACGCCCAGTAATTCCGATTAACGCTCGCACCCTCCGTATTACCGCGGCTGCTGGCACGGAGTTAGCCGGTGCTTCTTCTGTGGGTAACGTCCAATCAATCAGCTCTTAACCTATCAATCCTCCTCCCCACTGAAAGTGCTTTACAACCCTCAGGCCTTCTTCACACACGCGGCATTGCTGGATCAGGGTTGCCCCCATTGTCCAATATTCCCCACTGCTGCCTCCCGTAGGAGTCTGGACCGTGTCTCAGTTCCAGTGTGGCTGGCCATCCTCTCAGACCAGCTACCGATCGTCGCCTTGGTAGGCCCTTACCCCACCAACTAGCTAATCGGACGCAGGCTAATCTTAAAGCGCCAGGCCCGAAGGTCCCCAGCTTTCATCCAAAGATATTATGCGGTATTAGCTTGAGTTTCCCCAAGTTGTCCCCCTCTTTAAGGCATATTCCTACGCGTTACTCACCCGTTCGCCACTCGCCATCTGTCTAGCAAGCTAGACAATGCTGCCGTTCGACTTGCATGTGTTAAGCATGCCGCCAGCGTTCAATCTGAGCCAGGATCAAACTCTTCAGTTCAATTCCGGCACTAGCTCTCGCTAGCTTCTTTCTTTATCTCTCTAAAGCACTCAAAGTCTCTCAAAGTGCCCACACAGTTTGTCTTCTCTATTCTTAATGAACCCGCCCTCGTGGCGTAGGGCGTATTCTACTCATTTCATCCGCCCTGTCAAATACTTTTTTAAATTTTTTATCATAAAGCAGATAGTCGAAACTTATTTTGTACAACAATGAAATTGAAAAATGTTTTGTTTAATTTAATTGCCACTGATGGGTATTGTAAAATGGTATTTGATAAATCCTATTTACTTATTACTTCTTACTTCATTTAGGTAATCTTTATAACTAAAATTTCTATATCCAGATATTTTGTAGTTAAAAGATATTCATGTTGATTTGAGATGCTGTTTCATTAACCCAAATTGTTTAATAACAATTTTGTAATGCCTATCATTTAGGAAAAACATTTACTCTCAAGTAATAAAATAGTTATTAGCTCTAGCGCAGGAATATTTTTTTTGTTAATCTTCGCTATTCAAATATGGTGACTCTATTGGTCCCCTCGCGACGATAGATTGTGAACCCCGTCAGGCCCGGAAGGGAGCAGCGGTAGCAGTTGATGCGGGCGCCGGGGTGTGGCTCTTAGAGTCGCCGCCCAACTTGTGAAACATGTATGAGCTATCTGGCACTTGCCCGTAAATGGCGACCACGCACATTTTCCCAACTGGTTGGCCAAGAGCATATTAATAAGGCATTGATCAACGCGCTGAATCAACAACGTTTGCATCATGCTTATCTATTTACTGGTACTCGAGGGGTCGGGAAAACCAGCGTTGCCCGTATTTTAGCTAAAGCCCTCAATTGTGAAAAAGGTATCACATCAGACCCATGCCTTCATTGCGATACATGTGTTGCAATCGAACAAGGTCGTTATATTGACCTGATTGAAATAGACGGAGCCTCCAAAACCAGAGTTGAAGACACACGAGATTTACTTGATAACATACAATATGCACCAACAAATGGCCGTTTTAAAATTTATTTAATCGATGAAGTGCATATGCTATCTCAACATAGCTTTAATGCCTTATTAAAAACATTAGAGGAACCGCCTTCTCATGTGAAATTTATTCTGGCAACGACTGATCCACAAAAATTACCAGTTACTGTCTTATCGCGTTGTTTACAGTTTAATCTAAAACACTTGCCTGCTGAGCTGATAAAACAGCAATTGCAATTAATTCTCCAAGAGGAGCGGTTGGATTTTGAAGTACAAGCACTGGACATATTAGCTCAAGCTGCCCGCGGAAGCATGCGTGATGCATTAAGCTTATTGGATCAAGCCATTACCAGTTGTGAAATGAAATTGCTGGCAAGTGATGTAAAAATGCTCTTGGGACATACGCAACAAGATTATGCGTTGCTGCTCTTGCAAGCCCTGGCTAAGCAAGAAGCGCCGACCATGCTTGTATTAAGTCAGCAAATCATTGTCGAGGGAGGGAACTTTCAATACGTTCTTGATGAAATACTTAACTATCTGCATCAAATTACCGTATATCAATGCATGGGCGACAGCAATCCGTTAATTAGTCCAAGAACAGAAATTAAAGAATTAGCAAAACAATTTTCGCCTGAGGACACGCAGCTGTTCTACCAAATAGGCATTAAAGGACGTGAAGAAATTCATCTCGCTCCAACACTGGCTATTGGCTTTAATATGACCATACTGCGCATGTATACATTTAAACCAGCTCCTCAGGTAACAACACCCCCATTGGCATTCGAGCAAAATAATACAACGGACTCACTAAATGTTGATGATAAAACTCCAGCGCAGAATCCCATTGGAATTGAACCAATACCCGTTACTAAAGCGACAGCCAACTGCGTTGCTCATCATGAGACCCAATCACTATCAACTGACGATAAAAAATCTGCTAACTCTGGTGAATCCATGAACTGTGACTGGAATGAAATAATACCACAGTTAAAATTATCGGGTTTAGCACTTAATGCCATAGAAAATGCAGAGTTTCTTGGCAAAGAAGAGCGAGAAATTACATTAGGAGTACATAAAGGTCACCAGTCCTTATTCACCCCCACAACAATTAACCGAATTGAAACCGCATTGGCTGGTTATTATAAAAACCCAGTAAAAATTATTTTAAACAGTCAAGATGCTGTGCATGCCTCTCCAGCGCAACAAAAAGAGAAAGCTAGCCAAGAAAAGCAAGAACAAGCAGAGGCAGCATTACACGCTGACCCAGTATTTCAACAGTTACAACAAGAATTTTCAGCAGAATTGGTCAAAAATTCTATTGTCCTGTTAAAAGATGACTTATAATACTTAAATTAACCATAAAATAGACGAGGCTGTAATGGATATTAATCAAAATTTAGGCAATTTAATGAAAGAAGCGCAAAAAATGCAACAACGTATGCAAGAAGCGCAGCAACAATTAAGCCAGCTGGTAGTAAATGGAGAATCAGGTGGTGGGATGGTTACTATTAAGATGAATGGACGTCATGATGTAACTGAAGTTAAAATCAAACCCACTTTAATGGATGAAGATATTGAAATGCTGGAAGATTTAATTGCTGCTGCAGTCAATGATGCGGTACGTAAAATTGAAAAAGCATCCAAAGAAAAAATCAGCCAACTGACTGCTGGCCTTAATATTCCAACTGATTTAATGGGTGGTAAAGAAGGAGAATAACCCTGACTATGGATGCTCTAAGCCGCTTGGTAGAGGCGCTTCGCTGTCTTCCCGGTGTGGGACCAAAATCAGCACAAAGGATGGTGTTCCATTTATTGCAGCACCAAAGGCAACGAGGCTTACACCTTGCCTCCTGTTTAGAACAGGCAATGAAGCACATTAGTCATTGTCAGCAGTGTAATAATTACACCGAGCAAACACTGTGTGCTCTTTGTCAAAATCCTAATCGAGATTCGACATTGCTTTGTGTGGTAGAGAGTCCAGCAGATGTTTCTGCCATAGAACAAAGCAATTCCTTTCAAGGCAAATATTTTGTCCTTATGGGGAAAATTTCTCCTCTTGATGGATTGGGACCTGATGACATTGGGCTACCCAAACTTAAGGAATTAATTATTAGGGAAAAAATTCAGGAAGTTATTCTTGCGTTAAGCCCCAGTGTTGAAAGCCAAACCACAATTCATTTTATTCATCAGTTGCTAAAGAATGAAACCGTCAATGTCAGTCAATTAGCACATGGAATACCATCAGGTGGTGAATTAGAATTTTTAGATGGGAATACTATAAGCAGTGCCCTTAAAAATAGAGCAGTGATTAATGTTTAAATCCAATTCCATGTTTATTTTATTCAGAAAAAAAATACTGTTCTTATTCCTTTTGTCCTTATGTTTCATAACAAGTACAGCTTCTGCTTCCTTCCACAGAAGTTTATGGCCCAAATGGCTGGTCAATGCACCTCTTTCCAAACAATCCATTTCTCATCAGGCATGGCAACATTTTCTTGATCATCATGTAATAACTAATGAAGAAGACATCAATCTGGTAGACTATGTCAATATAAATGAGAAAGAGTTGGCCTCACTAAAAGAATATATAAAAAATTTATCACAAATTGATATTGATAATTATAACCGTCAAGAGCAATTAGCTTATTGGATCAACTTGTATAATGCCCTTACAGTATTAACAGTTGCCAACTATTATCCCATTGCAAACATTCAGGAAATTAATATTTCTCCCGGATTATTTAGCGTTGGACCTTGGGGAGCCAATATTATCACTATCAAAAACACCAACTTATCCTTGGATGATATTAATAATAGAATTATTCGCCCAATTTGGAATGACCCAAGAACCCATTATGCTTTAAATAATGCCACTATAGGAGCACCTAACCTGAACAAACAAGCCTATCAAGGGGCATTACTGGAGCAACAACTTAACGACGCAGCAGCAAAATACATTAACTCTC
Coding sequences within:
- the dnaX gene encoding DNA polymerase III subunit gamma/tau — protein: MSYLALARKWRPRTFSQLVGQEHINKALINALNQQRLHHAYLFTGTRGVGKTSVARILAKALNCEKGITSDPCLHCDTCVAIEQGRYIDLIEIDGASKTRVEDTRDLLDNIQYAPTNGRFKIYLIDEVHMLSQHSFNALLKTLEEPPSHVKFILATTDPQKLPVTVLSRCLQFNLKHLPAELIKQQLQLILQEERLDFEVQALDILAQAARGSMRDALSLLDQAITSCEMKLLASDVKMLLGHTQQDYALLLLQALAKQEAPTMLVLSQQIIVEGGNFQYVLDEILNYLHQITVYQCMGDSNPLISPRTEIKELAKQFSPEDTQLFYQIGIKGREEIHLAPTLAIGFNMTILRMYTFKPAPQVTTPPLAFEQNNTTDSLNVDDKTPAQNPIGIEPIPVTKATANCVAHHETQSLSTDDKKSANSGESMNCDWNEIIPQLKLSGLALNAIENAEFLGKEEREITLGVHKGHQSLFTPTTINRIETALAGYYKNPVKIILNSQDAVHASPAQQKEKASQEKQEQAEAALHADPVFQQLQQEFSAELVKNSIVLLKDDL
- a CDS encoding YbaB/EbfC family nucleoid-associated protein, translated to MDINQNLGNLMKEAQKMQQRMQEAQQQLSQLVVNGESGGGMVTIKMNGRHDVTEVKIKPTLMDEDIEMLEDLIAAAVNDAVRKIEKASKEKISQLTAGLNIPTDLMGGKEGE
- the recR gene encoding recombination mediator RecR, whose protein sequence is MDALSRLVEALRCLPGVGPKSAQRMVFHLLQHQRQRGLHLASCLEQAMKHISHCQQCNNYTEQTLCALCQNPNRDSTLLCVVESPADVSAIEQSNSFQGKYFVLMGKISPLDGLGPDDIGLPKLKELIIREKIQEVILALSPSVESQTTIHFIHQLLKNETVNVSQLAHGIPSGGELEFLDGNTISSALKNRAVINV
- a CDS encoding DUF547 domain-containing protein — protein: MFKSNSMFILFRKKILFLFLLSLCFITSTASASFHRSLWPKWLVNAPLSKQSISHQAWQHFLDHHVITNEEDINLVDYVNINEKELASLKEYIKNLSQIDIDNYNRQEQLAYWINLYNALTVLTVANYYPIANIQEINISPGLFSVGPWGANIITIKNTNLSLDDINNRIIRPIWNDPRTHYALNNATIGAPNLNKQAYQGALLEQQLNDAAAKYINSLRGVHVIEGKLIVSKLYDWYEEDFGGTKKYVIKHLLQFAKEPLRNQLKHVNTIDSYIYNWHINCPADNQS